The proteins below come from a single Tachypleus tridentatus isolate NWPU-2018 chromosome 13, ASM421037v1, whole genome shotgun sequence genomic window:
- the LOC143237919 gene encoding uncharacterized protein LOC143237919: protein MTPATPSDEETAKFLMDLASRTITDDSPVWLGLSQEETVNNSAFINLWGTSQPQTVENGKVAMKRSSSFKWEITDSHISGWSLCEIPKADVSYCVKDTCYNVYPTALTNIEAVYMFCELIGGRAAIPQTTELAKQVATYLEKMYLIAATGVFLNGTLLTDENQNVIGNSDDWPFITPPLNKDLKCVLLLRGYFFQSTCDTNRFFPMCETKTSDEENDKNFKGCGKRKGRCCGKGEKGWGRRCKSWK from the exons ATGACACCGGCTACGCCTTCTGATGAAGAAACAGCGAAGTTCCTTATGGATTTGGCCAGCAGAACAATAACCGAtgatagtccagtgtggcttgGTCTGTCTCAAGAAGAGACAGTAAACAATTCAGCTTTTATTAATCTTTGGGGAACTTCTCAACCACAAACAGTAGAAAATGGTAAAGTAGCAATGAAAAGAAGTTCTAGTTTCAAGTGGGAAATAACTGATTCACATATCTCAGGTTGGAGTCTCTGTGAAATTCCTAAAG CCGATGTTTCCTACTGTGTTAAAGACACCTGTTATAATGTGTATCCAACAGCCTTAACGAATATCGAAGCTGTTTACATGTTCTGTGAACTTATAGGGGGAAGAGCTGCTATCCCCCAAACTACTGAACTGGCTAAACAGGTGGCTACGTATTTGGAAAAGATGTATTTAATTGCTGCCACTGGAGTTTTTTTGAATGGCACTCTTCTGACGGACGAAAACCAAAACGTAATCGGTAATAGTGACGACTGGCCTTTCATAACACCACCGCTAAACAAGGACTTGAAGTGTGTTTTGCTCCTGAGGggatatttttttcaaagtacTTGTGACACAAATAGATTTTTTCCCATGTGTGAGACTAAAACTTCAG atgaagaaaatgaCAAAAACTTCAAAGGTTGTGGAAAACGTAAAGGTCGTTGTTGTGGAAAAGGCGAGAAGGGTTGGGGACGTCGATGTAAAAGTTGgaaataa